The proteins below come from a single Cololabis saira isolate AMF1-May2022 chromosome 2, fColSai1.1, whole genome shotgun sequence genomic window:
- the LOC133419035 gene encoding GTPase IMAP family member 7-like: MSFFISPRSSRSATKKIVLLGKTGSGKSSLANTICGETLFPVNLSVSSETKTCETKTKLVHGHDFSLIDTPGFFDTNMPEDDLKSEIVKCIVECASGVHAFLIVLKWERFTDQGQDVINKIRSYFPDEALKYAVVVFTHGDQLPEGKKIEDFISQNNAVNDLVEKCGGRCHIIDNKYWNKESGEEYRTNQFQVEAILDTINRMVIGNGGKGYTNEMLKELERRIQEEEKATRQRMVYKRCFIV; this comes from the exons ATGTCGTTCTTCATTTCTCCTCGGAGCTCAC GATCTGCTACTAAGAAGATTGTCCTGCTTGGAAAAACTGGATCTGGGAAAAGCAGCTTGGCCAATACAATATGTGGAGAGACGCTCTTTCCAGTAAATCTTAGTGTTAGCTCAGAAACCAAAACATGTGAAACCAAAACCAAACTTGTTCATGGTCATGACTTCTCTTTGATTGACACTCCTGGTTTCTTTGACACAAACATGCCTGAGGATGATCTGAAGTCTGAGATAGTTAAGTGTATCGTAGAGTGCGCTTCTGGGGTTCATGCTTTCCTCATTGTGCTTAAATGGGAAAGATTCACAGACCAGGGGCAGGATGTTATTAATAAAATACGCAGTTACTTCCCTGATGAAGCACTGAAATATGCTGTAGTGGTCTTCACTCATGGTGACCAGCTCCCTGaagggaagaaaatagaggatTTTATCAGTCAGAATAACGCTGTAAATGATCTGGTGGAGAAATGCGGCGGCCGCTGCCACATCATCGATAATAAATACTGGAACAAAGAATCAGGAGAAGAATACAGGACCAACCAGTTCCAGGTGGAAGCGATTCTTGACACCATAAACAGGATGGTGATTGGAAATGGTGGAAAAGGTTACACTAATGAGATGCTGAAGGAATTGGAGAGAAGaatacaagaagaagaaaaggccaCACGACAGAGGATGGTTTACAAGAGGTGTTTTATAGTCTGA